Proteins found in one uncultured Campylobacter sp. genomic segment:
- a CDS encoding 3'-5' exonuclease codes for MSDILEGLNPAQREAASHVDGAMLILAGAGSGKTKTITARLAYLLSNGVPAENTLTLTFTNKAAAEMRSRALNLISGLNLSSVPLLCTFHKFGLLFLKFHISELGRSANFQVIDTDDKKKIIKGFEINLPTSLLAAKISTYKNSLIGPKDIDELLKGEDDELSRMYSGFYAHCARAYKRYEAYLAANNLVDFDDLLILSYKILSANERLCDEISRRYAYITVDEYQDTNDIQFKLLQKLCTAHENLVVVGDDDQSIYGWRGARIENILNFKDQFSNVKFIKLEQNYRSTDEILNAANELILHNKNRLGKSLISMNGGGEKIEILRSDEESIEAAKIAEAIKKLLSSGVAPSEIAVLYRVNALSRALEEGLNRAKIPYKMVGGVKFYERAEIKDMIAYLRLVNDEHDDFSMRRIINVPKRGIGKVSLAKLEELSRLRLISLFDAFSEPDAGLSAKAAQALAELKSGIASISALADTIKKIDALEPAFGLKAYYASLPDGADRVANIDEFLAMLKDEASNKPDFDLAEFLNELSLLSDQDAVSGDAINIMSVHASKGLEFEHLFVIGLEEGFFPLLGDSSDIEEERRLAYVAITRAKRTLTLSFAASRFYRGKRERLDASRFIAEAGLVAKEPPREQSSGFSKGELIKHKLFGIGQITAVNGDRLTINFGGISRVIMSNFVEKIGSYE; via the coding sequence ATGAGCGATATTTTAGAAGGTCTTAATCCCGCTCAGCGCGAGGCTGCGAGCCACGTGGACGGAGCTATGTTGATCTTAGCGGGTGCGGGCAGCGGCAAAACCAAAACGATCACCGCGCGCCTTGCCTACTTGCTCTCAAACGGCGTGCCTGCGGAAAATACTCTCACGCTTACGTTTACGAACAAAGCCGCCGCCGAGATGCGCTCGCGAGCGCTTAATCTGATAAGCGGGCTAAATTTAAGCAGCGTGCCGCTTTTGTGCACCTTTCATAAATTTGGGCTTTTGTTTTTAAAATTTCATATTAGTGAGCTTGGGCGTAGCGCAAACTTCCAAGTAATCGATACCGACGATAAGAAAAAGATCATCAAGGGCTTTGAGATAAATTTGCCCACATCGCTATTGGCGGCTAAAATTTCAACCTACAAAAATTCTCTGATCGGCCCCAAAGATATCGACGAGCTTCTAAAGGGCGAGGACGACGAGCTAAGCAGGATGTATAGCGGATTTTACGCGCATTGCGCTAGAGCGTATAAGCGCTACGAGGCGTATTTGGCGGCGAATAATCTTGTAGATTTTGATGATCTGCTGATTTTGTCGTATAAAATTTTAAGCGCGAATGAGCGACTATGCGATGAAATTTCGCGCCGTTACGCCTACATCACGGTCGATGAGTATCAGGACACCAACGACATTCAATTCAAGCTGCTGCAAAAGCTCTGCACCGCGCACGAAAACCTCGTAGTAGTGGGCGATGACGATCAGAGTATCTACGGCTGGCGCGGCGCGCGGATAGAAAATATTCTAAATTTTAAAGATCAGTTCTCAAACGTAAAATTTATCAAACTCGAGCAAAATTACCGCTCCACGGATGAAATTTTAAATGCCGCCAACGAGCTCATTTTGCATAACAAAAACCGCCTCGGCAAGAGCCTTATTAGCATGAACGGCGGCGGCGAAAAGATCGAAATTTTGCGCTCGGACGAGGAGAGTATCGAGGCGGCAAAGATCGCAGAAGCTATCAAAAAGCTGCTTTCAAGCGGCGTAGCGCCCTCTGAAATCGCCGTGCTTTACCGCGTAAACGCTCTTTCGCGCGCGCTGGAGGAGGGGCTAAATCGAGCCAAAATCCCGTACAAAATGGTAGGCGGCGTGAAATTTTACGAGCGAGCCGAGATCAAGGACATGATCGCCTATCTACGCTTGGTAAACGACGAGCACGACGACTTTTCGATGAGGCGGATCATAAATGTGCCCAAGCGCGGCATCGGCAAGGTCTCGCTGGCAAAGCTCGAGGAGCTTTCGCGCCTGCGACTTATCAGTCTATTTGACGCCTTTAGCGAGCCGGACGCGGGGCTTAGCGCCAAGGCGGCGCAGGCTCTAGCGGAGCTTAAAAGCGGCATCGCTTCTATCTCCGCGCTAGCCGATACGATCAAAAAAATAGACGCGCTGGAGCCCGCTTTCGGGCTAAAGGCTTACTATGCCTCGCTTCCGGATGGCGCCGACCGCGTAGCGAACATCGACGAGTTTTTGGCTATGCTGAAGGACGAGGCGAGCAATAAGCCCGATTTTGATCTGGCGGAATTTTTAAATGAGCTGAGCCTTCTTAGCGATCAGGACGCCGTATCTGGCGATGCGATAAATATAATGAGCGTGCACGCAAGCAAGGGGCTTGAGTTCGAGCATCTTTTCGTAATCGGGCTGGAGGAGGGCTTTTTCCCGCTTTTGGGCGACAGTAGCGACATCGAGGAGGAGCGCAGACTCGCATACGTAGCGATAACGCGCGCCAAGCGCACGCTTACGCTTAGCTTTGCTGCTAGCCGCTTTTATCGCGGCAAGCGCGAGAGGCTGGACGCTAGCAGATTTATAGCCGAGGCGGGTTTGGTGGCTAAAGAGCCGCCGCGCGAGCAAAGTAGCGGCTTTAGCAAGGGCGAGCTTATCAAACATAAACTCTTTGGCATCGGACAGATTACGGCGGTAAACGGCGATCGGCTCACTATAAATTTCGGCGGAATTTCGCGCGTGATAATGTCGAATTTCGTAGAAAAGATCGGCTCTTATGAATAG
- the truB gene encoding tRNA pseudouridine(55) synthase TruB gives MNRLFLADKPAGIGSNKFLSALKRKYGVKKAGFSGTLDPFASGALIVAFGQYARFFRFLKKEPKVYTATLWLGAQSPSGDNENIGRVEQILPLSREVLDAAMAQMRGEIKFIPPAFSAKKIDGVRAYKLARAGEEVNLKESSMRVFDAEILSYAHPFVSFRVALSEGGYVRSFAQILAEKLGTFGTLSALRRESEGAFDLQDPRFAAEAALNPLEFLDLQPNFYDGDARDVILGKKLAAKDLASRADGRYLLICGDFYSIIEIGAGEVRYLWNDVPIASGAF, from the coding sequence ATGAATAGATTGTTTTTGGCGGACAAGCCCGCGGGCATCGGCAGCAATAAATTTTTAAGCGCTCTTAAACGCAAATACGGCGTGAAAAAGGCGGGCTTTAGCGGCACGCTCGATCCTTTCGCGAGCGGCGCGCTGATCGTGGCATTTGGGCAATACGCGCGCTTTTTTAGATTTTTAAAAAAGGAGCCAAAAGTTTACACTGCGACGCTGTGGCTGGGCGCGCAAAGCCCAAGCGGCGATAACGAAAACATAGGGCGCGTAGAGCAAATTCTGCCGCTTTCGCGCGAGGTTTTAGACGCTGCGATGGCGCAAATGCGCGGTGAGATAAAATTTATCCCGCCCGCTTTCAGCGCCAAGAAAATTGACGGCGTGCGCGCATACAAGCTCGCTCGCGCGGGCGAAGAGGTGAACTTGAAAGAGAGCTCGATGCGGGTTTTTGATGCTGAAATTTTAAGCTACGCTCATCCCTTCGTGAGCTTTCGCGTAGCACTTAGCGAGGGCGGCTACGTGCGCTCTTTCGCGCAAATTTTAGCAGAAAAGCTGGGCACCTTCGGCACGCTAAGCGCGCTTAGACGAGAAAGCGAGGGGGCTTTTGACCTGCAAGATCCGCGCTTTGCGGCCGAGGCAGCGCTAAATCCGCTCGAGTTTTTGGATCTTCAGCCGAACTTTTACGACGGCGACGCGCGCGACGTAATCTTGGGTAAGAAGCTTGCCGCAAAGGATCTGGCGAGCCGCGCGGACGGTCGCTATCTGCTTATCTGCGGCGATTTTTATTCGATCATCGAGATAGGCGCGGGAGAGGTGCGCTATCTTTGGAACGATGTTCCGATCGCGAGCGGCGCGTTTTAA
- a CDS encoding 4-(cytidine 5'-diphospho)-2-C-methyl-D-erythritol kinase, with amino-acid sequence MKAYAKINVFLKVVGTRGGYHEIASRFVLRRELFDEISFERASGFALECDAAQIADNIILKAKAALEQAGFARELAEFFGSHKIVLKKRIPIGAGLGGGSSDAAAFLRLANEELNLKNSRERLIAIAQNIGADVAFFVSGLEAANVRGIGEIIEPFEDLLPAIEILTPAIFCSTGAVYNEFRASFMQNINAAQAQEMLRLSSEQLLARYGGFQLNDLFAPCIKLYPQMSKYRDMFLSGSGSSVFFLK; translated from the coding sequence TTGAAGGCTTATGCAAAGATCAATGTTTTTTTAAAAGTCGTCGGCACGCGCGGCGGTTACCACGAGATCGCCTCGCGCTTCGTGCTGCGCAGGGAGCTGTTTGATGAGATAAGCTTTGAGCGCGCGAGCGGCTTTGCGCTTGAATGCGACGCCGCGCAGATCGCGGACAATATAATTTTAAAAGCCAAGGCGGCGCTTGAGCAGGCGGGCTTTGCACGCGAGCTTGCGGAGTTTTTCGGCTCGCACAAGATCGTGCTTAAAAAACGTATTCCGATCGGCGCGGGTCTTGGGGGCGGCAGTAGCGATGCGGCCGCGTTTTTACGGCTTGCGAACGAGGAATTAAATTTAAAAAATTCACGCGAGCGGCTTATAGCGATCGCGCAAAATATCGGCGCAGACGTCGCGTTTTTTGTTAGCGGGCTTGAGGCTGCAAACGTGCGCGGTATCGGCGAGATCATCGAGCCTTTCGAGGACCTCTTGCCCGCGATCGAAATTTTAACGCCCGCGATCTTTTGCTCTACCGGCGCGGTTTATAACGAGTTTCGCGCAAGCTTTATGCAAAACATAAATGCCGCGCAGGCGCAAGAGATGTTGCGTTTAAGTAGCGAGCAGCTGCTAGCGCGATACGGCGGCTTTCAGCTAAACGATCTTTTCGCGCCGTGCATAAAGCTATATCCGCAGATGAGCAAGTATCGCGATATGTTTTTAAGCGGTAGCGGCAGCAGCGTGTTTTTCTTAAAATAA
- the smpB gene encoding SsrA-binding protein SmpB, with the protein MKELSKNRKAFHDFTILESFEAGIVLKGSEVKALRAGRGNLKDSFCRVIRGELFLLNAHISYLESTNAHFRPDEGAARKLLMHRKQIDKLLGAVSKEGLTIVVLSLYLNDKNRVKACIALAKGKNLHDKRESLKRKEADREAQSAMKRYDKHSF; encoded by the coding sequence ATGAAAGAACTGAGTAAAAATCGCAAGGCATTTCACGATTTTACGATACTTGAAAGCTTTGAAGCAGGCATCGTGCTAAAGGGCAGCGAGGTCAAAGCCCTGCGCGCGGGCAGAGGCAATCTCAAAGATAGCTTTTGTCGCGTGATCCGCGGCGAGCTGTTTTTGCTAAACGCGCATATCAGCTATCTTGAAAGCACAAACGCCCACTTTCGTCCAGACGAAGGAGCCGCACGGAAGCTTTTGATGCACCGAAAACAGATCGATAAACTTCTGGGCGCGGTTAGCAAAGAGGGCCTTACCATTGTGGTTTTGTCGCTGTATCTCAATGATAAAAACCGCGTAAAGGCGTGTATTGCTTTAGCAAAAGGCAAAAATCTGCACGACAAGCGCGAATCGCTAAAGCGCAAGGAAGCCGACCGCGAAGCGCAAAGCGCGATGAAGCGATACGACAAGCATTCATTTTAA
- a CDS encoding TlpA family protein disulfide reductase, producing MKKFLLLCLAIFVLSGCGDDSQKKTGSAGENPAASENQMAKNSAQDKNGERIGGESGEEVAFAPFKTGERFTLKSVVGGEVTIERTEKGFKLADSDKILMFDIFGTYCQPCRIEAPHLMDFQLKNSADFLMVGLIYFEDITDAQVIENFTKKFNAYYFISNSKQNERIVGQILSDIGYRHALSIPFKVVLKDGKYQRLTDINEGDERGKPYYLGMVDTDVIKSDIARIKNGN from the coding sequence ATGAAGAAATTTTTACTATTATGTTTGGCGATTTTTGTTTTAAGCGGCTGCGGAGATGATTCGCAGAAAAAGACGGGCTCTGCTGGCGAGAATCCTGCCGCGAGCGAGAATCAGATGGCAAAAAATTCCGCTCAAGATAAAAATGGCGAGCGTATTGGCGGCGAGAGCGGCGAGGAGGTAGCTTTTGCGCCGTTTAAAACGGGCGAACGATTTACGCTTAAAAGCGTCGTAGGCGGCGAGGTAACGATCGAGCGGACAGAAAAGGGCTTTAAGCTCGCGGACAGCGATAAAATTTTAATGTTTGATATTTTCGGTACGTACTGCCAGCCGTGCCGCATCGAAGCGCCGCATCTGATGGACTTTCAGTTAAAAAATTCCGCGGATTTTCTGATGGTCGGCTTGATTTATTTCGAGGACATTACGGACGCGCAAGTGATTGAAAATTTTACGAAAAAGTTCAACGCGTATTATTTCATCTCCAATTCAAAACAGAACGAGCGCATAGTGGGTCAAATTTTAAGCGACATCGGTTATCGCCACGCGCTTTCGATCCCTTTTAAGGTAGTGCTTAAAGACGGAAAATATCAAAGGCTTACCGACATCAATGAGGGCGATGAACGGGGCAAGCCGTATTACTTAGGCATGGTCGATACCGATGTGATAAAAAGCGATATCGCCAGGATAAAAAATGGCAACTAA
- a CDS encoding ATP-dependent Clp protease adaptor ClpS, whose amino-acid sequence MATKTGVQIRTRAKTKSFVPRPYKVILLNDDVTTMDFVVYILMEIFAKNFNDAVDLMMKVHKQGRAVCGAYPKEIAECKQQAVLQAAKVAGFPLRCEIEED is encoded by the coding sequence ATGGCAACTAAAACCGGCGTGCAGATTCGCACTCGCGCCAAAACAAAATCTTTCGTGCCTCGTCCGTATAAAGTAATTTTACTAAACGACGACGTGACGACGATGGATTTCGTGGTTTATATTTTGATGGAGATTTTCGCCAAAAACTTTAACGATGCCGTAGATTTAATGATGAAAGTTCATAAGCAGGGTCGCGCGGTTTGCGGCGCGTATCCCAAAGAGATAGCCGAGTGCAAGCAACAAGCGGTTTTACAAGCGGCAAAGGTCGCAGGATTCCCTCTTAGATGTGAGATCGAAGAGGATTAA
- a CDS encoding AAA family ATPase — translation MIGFFLNKHFEQAISVANDGEDEYITTSHVVYAIFKYNKPFHGLIVKEIPDINYLNILDNLGGLLDMMPKSSGKAPAQTIEFKQFYTELNNAKEPKNELDFMLKILNDKENDCTKILNHYGINAAIFELIVRKYKSAFDHRDEVVSRDEAAAIKLNSYDIDDITHAMNYDESRRQWQNTEFEPAFEGEKDAINERDIKKDSPSSLYTANLNKIALEGKIDPLIGREKEIEKTLQTLCRRKKNNPILVGEAGVGKTAIIEGIALKIVRGEVPEKLKNKVIYALDAGALIAGTTLRGEFEERLKDLIDEFSANQNAILFIDEIHTIVGAGTGNRNELDMSNILKPSLASGELSVIGATTYGEYRSFSQDKALSRRFCKIDVSEPSIDDSVEILKGVAKKYEEFHGVKFSDEILRDSVTLAKKYQSDKFLPDSAIDLIDEVGASFAFKPHEAPLEISKDDLVNTLSISANIANLSSSVDNKQVLKNLEANIKREIFGQDEAVSSLCKALLRSYAGLGGASSPIGVFLFAGSSGVGKSELAKVLAAQLGVHFERYDMSEYMEAHSVSRLIGAPPGYVGFENGGILTNNIKKHPYSVILFDEVEKAHPSMTNIFLGIFDNASLTDNNGVTTDFKNTIIIMTSNLGTKEAPQVGFTKDESYKVDSAIRSFFAPEFRNRIDKIINFNRLSGEILEKIVDKTIGELESQLKNVKISLNKEAKDLIISRGYSDEFGARNLKREISSQISDHISGELLFGALQEGGLVSVSVKDGELSFSFASTPLPQIEKKQPALAQSSVVK, via the coding sequence ATGATAGGATTTTTTTTAAACAAACATTTTGAACAAGCAATCAGCGTCGCAAACGACGGCGAGGACGAATACATCACTACTTCGCACGTAGTTTATGCGATTTTTAAATACAATAAGCCCTTCCATGGGCTCATCGTCAAAGAAATTCCAGATATTAACTACCTAAATATCTTGGATAATCTGGGCGGGCTTTTGGATATGATGCCTAAATCAAGCGGCAAGGCTCCGGCGCAGACGATAGAATTTAAGCAGTTCTATACTGAATTAAATAACGCTAAAGAGCCTAAAAACGAGCTTGATTTTATGCTTAAAATTTTAAATGATAAGGAAAACGACTGCACTAAAATTTTAAATCACTACGGTATAAACGCCGCGATTTTTGAGCTCATCGTGAGAAAGTACAAATCTGCTTTCGATCACCGCGATGAGGTCGTTTCTCGCGACGAAGCCGCAGCGATTAAGCTAAACTCATACGATATCGACGATATCACACATGCGATGAATTACGACGAAAGCCGTAGGCAGTGGCAGAATACGGAATTTGAGCCTGCGTTTGAGGGCGAAAAGGACGCCATAAACGAGCGCGATATTAAAAAGGACTCGCCTAGTTCACTTTATACAGCAAACCTCAATAAAATCGCGCTTGAGGGCAAGATCGATCCACTCATCGGACGCGAAAAAGAGATCGAAAAGACGCTGCAAACCCTCTGTCGCCGCAAGAAAAATAATCCGATCTTAGTGGGCGAAGCAGGAGTTGGTAAAACCGCGATCATCGAGGGCATCGCGCTAAAAATCGTCCGCGGCGAAGTGCCAGAGAAGCTAAAAAATAAGGTAATTTACGCCCTTGATGCTGGCGCGCTAATCGCAGGTACTACGCTGCGCGGGGAGTTTGAAGAGAGGCTAAAGGATCTCATAGACGAGTTTAGCGCTAATCAAAACGCGATTTTATTTATCGATGAAATTCACACGATCGTTGGCGCAGGCACGGGCAATCGCAACGAGCTTGATATGTCAAACATCCTAAAACCTTCTCTTGCAAGCGGCGAGCTATCTGTCATAGGCGCTACTACATACGGCGAATACCGCTCGTTTTCGCAGGATAAAGCGCTTAGCCGCAGGTTTTGCAAGATCGACGTGAGCGAGCCTAGCATCGACGATAGCGTCGAAATTTTAAAAGGTGTAGCCAAAAAATATGAGGAATTTCACGGCGTGAAATTTAGCGACGAAATTTTGCGTGATAGCGTAACGCTTGCTAAAAAATATCAAAGCGATAAATTCCTTCCCGATAGTGCCATTGATCTCATTGACGAGGTGGGTGCAAGTTTTGCATTTAAGCCACACGAAGCTCCTCTTGAAATCAGTAAGGACGATTTGGTAAATACGCTTTCGATTAGCGCGAATATTGCAAATTTAAGCAGTAGCGTCGATAATAAACAGGTACTAAAAAATCTAGAAGCTAATATCAAGCGTGAAATTTTCGGTCAAGACGAGGCGGTTAGCAGTCTTTGTAAGGCGCTTTTGCGCTCTTACGCCGGGCTTGGAGGCGCAAGCTCCCCAATCGGCGTATTTTTGTTCGCAGGTAGTAGCGGCGTGGGCAAAAGTGAGCTAGCCAAGGTCTTAGCCGCGCAGCTTGGAGTGCATTTTGAGCGCTATGATATGAGCGAATATATGGAAGCTCACAGCGTCTCTAGGCTCATCGGCGCGCCTCCCGGATACGTGGGCTTTGAAAACGGTGGAATTTTAACGAATAACATCAAAAAGCACCCATATAGCGTCATTTTATTTGATGAGGTAGAAAAAGCTCATCCTAGCATGACGAATATTTTTTTAGGAATTTTTGATAACGCAAGTCTTACCGATAACAACGGCGTTACGACCGATTTTAAAAATACGATCATAATAATGACGTCGAATTTAGGCACGAAAGAAGCGCCGCAGGTCGGATTTACAAAAGACGAGAGCTATAAAGTAGATAGCGCCATAAGAAGCTTCTTCGCGCCAGAATTTCGCAACCGTATCGATAAAATCATAAATTTTAACCGCTTAAGTGGCGAAATTTTAGAAAAGATCGTGGATAAGACTATCGGCGAGCTAGAGTCGCAGCTAAAAAACGTAAAGATTAGTCTAAACAAGGAAGCAAAAGATTTGATTATATCGCGCGGCTATTCAGACGAGTTTGGCGCGCGAAATTTAAAGCGCGAGATCAGCTCGCAGATAAGCGATCATATAAGCGGTGAGCTGCTTTTTGGCGCGCTGCAAGAGGGCGGCTTAGTTAGCGTGAGCGTAAAAGATGGCGAGCTAAGCTTTAGCTTTGCTTCTACGCCTTTGCCGCAGATAGAAAAAAAGCAACCTGCACTAGCTCAAAGCAGTGTCGTTAAATAA
- the aat gene encoding leucyl/phenylalanyl-tRNA--protein transferase, which translates to MARFYDFPDPMDAPDFAPLASGGDLSEDCLLSAYSAGIFPWFNEDEPILWWSPDPRAVLDPREVRVQKSIKPYLKRYDVKFDANFKGFIERCKDVRKKESDGTWISEQIVQAYSRLAADGYAHSVETYEDGELVGGLYGLIFGRVFCGESMLSLKSNASKVALIRLCEVLANFGFLIDCQIMNEHLKFMGAKEIPRAEFLALFAELSAQDSGFERFADLKVPREAQH; encoded by the coding sequence ATGGCTCGGTTTTACGATTTCCCAGATCCTATGGATGCGCCCGATTTTGCGCCGCTTGCAAGTGGCGGCGATCTGAGCGAGGACTGCTTGCTTAGCGCTTATAGCGCAGGGATATTTCCGTGGTTTAACGAGGATGAGCCGATTTTATGGTGGTCGCCCGATCCGCGCGCAGTGCTTGATCCGCGTGAAGTGCGTGTGCAAAAGTCCATCAAGCCCTATCTTAAGCGATATGACGTTAAATTTGACGCGAATTTTAAGGGCTTCATCGAGCGCTGCAAAGACGTACGAAAAAAAGAGAGCGACGGCACGTGGATCAGCGAGCAGATCGTGCAGGCTTACTCGCGTTTGGCAGCAGACGGTTACGCTCACAGCGTCGAGACATACGAGGACGGCGAGCTTGTGGGTGGGCTATACGGGCTAATTTTTGGGCGGGTGTTTTGCGGCGAGAGTATGCTGAGCCTAAAGAGCAACGCTTCGAAAGTCGCGCTGATTAGGCTTTGTGAGGTGCTTGCAAATTTCGGCTTTTTAATCGATTGTCAGATTATGAACGAGCATCTGAAATTTATGGGCGCTAAAGAGATACCGCGAGCGGAATTCCTTGCTCTATTTGCTGAGCTTAGTGCGCAAGATAGCGGCTTTGAGCGCTTTGCGGATCTTAAAGTTCCACGCGAAGCGCAGCATTGA
- a CDS encoding penicillin-binding protein 2 produces the protein MWQRDKSSSVGMIIVMFIFVPAALFVFLAILYFWGSTERKLPRLDVNETNSAIRGAIIAKDNYVAANSVKLYKVSVDARSIDKNKLDLFVRLYCIYTGDSEKRVKSAIEGSGGTTVLSYKIDAKTAVHLKELAYKLNLKKVFVSFMGSNGRLNPPIRMSVSESGEKRSYNVGDSLTPLIGYINKKEVDGITKVSGIKGIEKYYEYYLAPVRDEFIVGPRDIGGNIILERSSKKTGRIDGYNVRLSVPLTLQRKIERLSDEGADNYDAREIVVGIMNSKTGKILALATNARYDPSNITKNDLKNLNFTASEYAYEVGSIMKPIIFAIAYDAKAVKPGEIINTYNGSYKLGTRTIRDTHPAKQMSGEEIIIHSSNIGMIKISERLEGQAIYDGLMNFGMSQKTGIDLPYEQSGNIPSIKSLNNKIYKATISYGYGAQMTFLQMLNAYTVFNNGGVMISPRLVENLENNGKTYTVNESETRQVISKPTADVIKGILIKTVESGTGRKGRVAGLQIGGKTGTARIAKGGGYSSAYNSSFFGFANDADTSYTIGVLVREPKRGSYYAAQNALPIFKRAVGILIEEGYLKPAADANATQKVEIKDEAVEIKD, from the coding sequence ATGTGGCAAAGAGATAAAAGCTCCTCGGTCGGTATGATTATCGTGATGTTTATATTCGTGCCGGCGGCGCTTTTCGTATTTTTGGCGATTTTATATTTTTGGGGCAGCACTGAGCGCAAGCTACCGCGCCTGGATGTCAATGAAACCAACAGCGCGATCCGCGGCGCGATAATCGCAAAAGATAACTACGTCGCGGCAAATTCCGTCAAACTCTACAAAGTTAGCGTCGATGCGCGCAGCATCGATAAAAACAAGCTTGATCTTTTCGTACGGCTATACTGCATCTACACGGGCGATAGTGAAAAGCGCGTCAAAAGCGCGATCGAGGGCTCTGGCGGCACGACCGTGCTGTCGTATAAGATCGACGCCAAAACCGCCGTGCATCTAAAAGAGCTTGCATATAAGCTAAATTTAAAAAAGGTCTTCGTCAGCTTCATGGGCTCAAACGGCAGGTTAAATCCGCCTATCCGCATGAGCGTGAGCGAAAGCGGCGAGAAGCGCAGCTACAATGTCGGCGATTCGCTCACTCCGTTAATCGGCTATATCAATAAAAAAGAGGTTGATGGCATTACAAAGGTTAGCGGAATTAAGGGGATCGAGAAGTACTACGAGTATTATCTAGCGCCGGTTAGAGATGAGTTTATCGTGGGCCCGCGCGATATCGGCGGCAACATCATCCTAGAGCGTAGCAGCAAAAAAACGGGCAGGATCGACGGCTACAATGTCCGCCTAAGCGTGCCGCTAACACTGCAAAGAAAGATAGAGCGCCTAAGTGATGAGGGCGCGGATAATTACGATGCGCGAGAAATCGTGGTAGGCATTATGAACTCCAAAACGGGTAAAATTTTAGCCCTCGCGACCAACGCCCGCTACGATCCTTCAAATATCACCAAAAACGATCTGAAAAATTTAAATTTTACCGCGAGCGAATACGCTTACGAGGTGGGCTCGATCATGAAGCCGATAATTTTCGCGATCGCCTACGACGCCAAAGCCGTCAAACCGGGAGAGATCATCAATACCTATAACGGCAGCTATAAGCTTGGTACTCGCACGATCCGCGACACGCACCCGGCTAAGCAGATGAGCGGCGAGGAGATCATCATCCACAGCTCAAACATAGGAATGATTAAAATTTCAGAGCGGCTGGAGGGGCAGGCTATTTATGATGGGCTGATGAACTTCGGTATGTCGCAAAAAACGGGTATCGATCTGCCGTATGAGCAAAGCGGAAATATACCTAGTATCAAAAGCCTGAATAATAAAATTTACAAAGCTACGATCAGCTACGGCTACGGCGCGCAGATGACTTTCCTTCAGATGCTCAATGCCTATACCGTCTTTAACAACGGCGGCGTCATGATTAGCCCGCGCCTAGTCGAAAATCTCGAAAATAATGGCAAAACTTACACCGTTAACGAAAGCGAAACCCGCCAGGTAATCTCTAAACCTACCGCTGACGTAATAAAAGGAATTTTAATCAAAACGGTTGAGAGCGGCACGGGGCGCAAAGGGCGGGTAGCGGGGCTGCAAATCGGCGGCAAGACGGGCACTGCGCGTATCGCTAAGGGGGGCGGCTATTCGAGCGCCTATAATAGCTCGTTTTTTGGCTTTGCCAACGACGCGGACACCAGCTACACGATCGGCGTTTTGGTGCGCGAGCCTAAAAGGGGCAGCTACTACGCCGCTCAAAATGCGCTGCCGATCTTTAAGCGGGCGGTAGGAATTTTGATAGAGGAGGGCTATCTAAAGCCCGCAGCTGACGCAAACGCTACGCAAAAGGTTGAGATCAAGGATGAGGCAGTTGAAATTAAAGATTAA